The following coding sequences are from one Macaca nemestrina isolate mMacNem1 chromosome 1, mMacNem.hap1, whole genome shotgun sequence window:
- the LOC105494740 gene encoding axonemal dynein light intermediate polypeptide 1 has product MVTANKAHTGRGSCWAATLAAAMIPPADSLLKYDTPVLVSRNTEKRSPKARLLKVSPQQPGPSGSAPQLPKTKLPSAPCVPDPTKQAEEILNAILPPREWVEDTQLWIQQVSSTPSTRMDVVHLQEQLDLKLQQRQARETGICPVRRELYSQCFDELIREVTINCAERGLLLLRVRDEIRMTIAAYQTLYESSVAFGMRKALQAEQGKSDMERKIAELETEKRDLERQVNEQKAKCEATEKRESERRQVEEKKHNEEIQFLKRTNQQLKAQLEGIIAPKK; this is encoded by the exons TCGCCGCCGCCATGATTCCCCCCGCAGATTCTTTGCTCAAGTACGACACCCCTGTACTGGTGAGCCGGAACACGGAGAAACGGAGCCCCAAG GCTCGGCTACTGAAAGTCAGCCCCCAGCAGCCTGGACCTTCAGGTTCAGCCCCACAGCTACCCAAGACCAAGCTCCCCTCAGCTCCCTGTGTCCCAGATCCtacaaagcaagcagaagaaatcTTGAATGCCATACTACCCCCAAG GGAGTGGGTGGAAGACACGCAGCTATGGATCCAGCAGGTGTCCAGCACCCCTAGCACCAGGATGGACGTGGTGCACCTCCAGGAGCAGTTAGACTTAAAGCTGCAGCAGCGGCAGGCCAGGGAAACAGGCATCTGCCCTGTCCGCAGGGAACTCTACTCACAGTGTTTTG ATGAGTTGATCCGGGAGGTCACCATCAACTGTGCGGAGagggggctgctgctgctgcgaGTCCGGGACGAGATCCGCATGACCATCGCTGCCTACCAGACCCTGTACGAGAGCAGCGTGGCGTTTGGCATGAGGAAGGCACTGCAGGCTGAGCAGGGGAAGTCAGACATGGAGAGGAAA ATTGCAGAATTGGAGACGGAAAAGAGAGACCTGGAGAGGCAAGTGAACGAGCAGAAGGCAAAATGTGAAGCCACCGAGAAGCGGGAGAGTGAGAGGCGGCAGGTGGAGGAGAAGAAGCACAATGAGGAGATTCAGTTCCTAAAGCGGACGAATCAGCAGCTGAAG gccCAACTGGAAGGCATTATTGCACCAAAGAAGTGA